The following proteins are co-located in the uncultured Draconibacterium sp. genome:
- a CDS encoding RagB/SusD family nutrient uptake outer membrane protein codes for MNNINKYLILLLMAFLYASCNDYLDTEPQGFITAGAPSIDGAEGLVTAAYAGIGNNDMIGPIASMWVYGSVRSDDAYKGGGGTGDVEPFNFYEQYNFTQPEQSWLAGLPYTWENFYTAISRANAALKMLNQLSDEEYADRKTRIAEARLLRGHSHFMLKVLFKYVPYIDETFSNDEILETSNRKYTNDELWNVIAEDFQFAINNLPETQAEIGRVNKFAAAAYLAKLRLYQAYEQDENNQVTNINQNRLQEVVDLTEMVIQSGMYNLQPDFGENFLDGFDNGPESVFAIQFSISDGTTSGRLNFENGLNYPHGAPQYGCCGFHQPSQNMVNAFATDENGLPKFETFNDVALNAADITPDGVTVDPRIDHSVGIDGHPYKYRNEDAYIFSNSWVREAGVYGYYQSMKEQQAADCSCYKKQGPFMGVSKNIDIIRYADVLLMQAEAYIELGQQDKARPLINEVRARAAQSTSRTRLADGTSPSNYLVNLYDGSNLDWTQGNARKALQWERRLEFALESPRFFDLVRWGIAEEVLNDYLEIEKTRKDFLNEAHFTAGRDEYYPIPQREIDFTKGLYEQNTGY; via the coding sequence ATGCCTCATGCAATGACTACCTCGACACAGAACCGCAGGGTTTTATAACCGCAGGAGCTCCTTCCATTGATGGTGCTGAAGGTTTGGTTACAGCAGCTTATGCAGGAATTGGAAATAACGATATGATCGGGCCCATTGCAAGTATGTGGGTGTATGGTAGTGTACGTTCCGACGATGCATACAAAGGTGGTGGTGGAACCGGTGATGTGGAGCCGTTCAACTTTTACGAACAGTACAATTTTACACAGCCTGAACAAAGCTGGCTGGCTGGTTTGCCTTATACCTGGGAAAACTTTTATACGGCTATTTCAAGAGCCAATGCAGCTTTGAAGATGTTAAACCAACTTTCCGACGAAGAATATGCAGATCGAAAAACACGCATTGCAGAAGCACGTCTTTTACGGGGACATTCTCATTTTATGCTAAAAGTTCTCTTTAAGTATGTTCCGTACATTGATGAAACCTTTTCAAATGACGAAATTCTGGAGACATCTAACAGGAAATACACAAACGATGAATTGTGGAATGTAATTGCCGAAGATTTTCAATTCGCTATAAACAATCTTCCTGAAACACAAGCAGAAATCGGACGTGTTAACAAATTTGCCGCTGCTGCTTATCTGGCTAAACTTCGTCTTTATCAGGCCTACGAACAAGATGAAAATAACCAGGTTACAAATATTAACCAAAACCGTTTACAGGAAGTGGTAGATTTAACCGAAATGGTTATTCAATCGGGAATGTACAATTTACAGCCTGATTTTGGTGAAAACTTTCTGGATGGATTCGACAATGGACCGGAGTCTGTTTTTGCTATTCAATTCTCGATTAGCGACGGAACCACTTCTGGCCGTTTAAATTTTGAAAACGGATTAAATTATCCGCATGGAGCACCTCAGTACGGATGTTGCGGTTTTCATCAGCCAAGCCAAAATATGGTGAATGCTTTTGCTACTGATGAAAACGGATTGCCAAAATTCGAAACGTTCAATGATGTGGCATTAAATGCTGCAGATATTACTCCTGATGGTGTTACAGTTGATCCGCGAATCGATCATTCTGTTGGTATCGATGGACATCCTTACAAATACCGTAACGAAGATGCTTATATTTTTAGCAACAGTTGGGTTCGTGAAGCGGGAGTTTACGGATACTATCAAAGTATGAAGGAGCAACAGGCAGCAGATTGTTCGTGTTATAAAAAGCAAGGCCCATTTATGGGAGTGTCTAAAAATATCGACATCATTCGTTATGCCGACGTGCTTTTAATGCAGGCAGAAGCTTATATTGAATTGGGACAACAAGATAAAGCACGGCCTTTAATTAACGAAGTTCGTGCACGTGCAGCACAAAGTACAAGTAGAACAAGACTGGCAGACGGAACTTCTCCTTCAAATTACCTCGTTAATTTATACGATGGTTCAAACCTTGATTGGACACAGGGAAATGCACGGAAAGCTTTACAATGGGAACGTCGTTTAGAGTTTGCTTTGGAAAGTCCACGTTTCTTCGACCTCGTTCGCTGGGGAATTGCCGAAGAAGTGCTAAATGATTATTTAGAAATAGAAAAGACCAGAAAAGATTTTCTGAACGAAGCTCATTTTACTGCCGGTAGAGATGAATATTATCCTATACCACAACGCGAAATTGACTTTACAAAAGGTTTATACGAACAGAACACCGGGTATTAA
- a CDS encoding glycoside hydrolase family 32 protein — MKNSALILFLMLILLFGCTERKHQKAAASLHFSLNNSMLQNPVALIHTEDCYNLFFRYSVDGGLKQWGKARSKDLVHWNYNLVNVAFGNVGGQNIKTVVVDRNQTSAYSSESPALIAFSTSANQFGKLELLYSADNGLIWKQDEVNEILLADFYEPVQDVKVIWNDDLQKWIMLTLSGYEVRFYSSDNLINWEYLNRFGDDVYLKTGEWTSLDFFPMEVEGSHEIKWILFISADSGSPNEGSGVQYFVGDFDGFVYQASHNKPKWIDHGSDLYQAVVLSDYLSENKPPVLIGSIYNSIYEKFNINSDSLIEFSLARQLTLKEEFNDYYLIAVPANTIDTIEKEKEKIAKTELTDGKQVGKKIQLPVRIDLNFSVNNRLYLGMAEAFGAKIKNSKGEELILGYQTERRYFYIAEPSIQKKFPDSWDGFNYAPYVTNDALMDMTLIIDKNSAELFAMNGLISLSRKFNFNGESAQLQLFGEKGTVSLQEGTITEFRK; from the coding sequence ATGAAAAATTCTGCCCTGATTTTATTCCTGATGTTGATCCTTTTATTTGGATGCACAGAAAGGAAACACCAGAAAGCTGCTGCCAGCTTACACTTTAGTCTGAATAATTCGATGCTGCAAAATCCTGTGGCCCTTATTCATACCGAAGATTGTTATAACCTGTTTTTTAGATATTCAGTTGATGGTGGACTAAAACAATGGGGAAAGGCTCGAAGTAAGGATTTGGTGCATTGGAATTACAATTTGGTGAATGTCGCCTTTGGAAATGTTGGCGGGCAAAATATTAAAACTGTAGTTGTTGATCGAAATCAAACATCAGCTTATAGTTCCGAATCACCGGCATTAATTGCCTTTAGTACATCTGCAAATCAGTTTGGAAAACTGGAACTTTTATACAGTGCCGACAATGGTTTAATTTGGAAACAAGATGAGGTAAACGAGATATTGTTAGCCGATTTTTATGAGCCGGTTCAGGATGTAAAAGTGATCTGGAATGACGATCTGCAAAAATGGATTATGTTAACGCTTTCAGGTTACGAGGTGCGTTTTTATTCGTCCGATAATCTGATAAACTGGGAGTATTTAAATCGATTTGGCGATGACGTATACCTGAAAACAGGAGAATGGACCAGCCTTGATTTTTTCCCGATGGAAGTAGAAGGAAGTCACGAGATAAAATGGATTTTGTTTATTAGTGCCGATAGTGGTTCTCCAAACGAGGGGAGTGGTGTTCAATATTTTGTTGGCGACTTTGACGGTTTTGTTTATCAGGCATCGCATAACAAACCCAAATGGATCGATCATGGAAGTGATCTTTACCAGGCAGTAGTTTTATCCGATTATCTGTCTGAAAATAAACCGCCTGTTTTAATCGGAAGTATATACAACTCGATCTATGAAAAATTTAATATCAACAGTGATTCGCTCATTGAATTTTCATTGGCCCGTCAGTTGACTTTAAAAGAAGAATTTAACGACTACTATCTAATTGCCGTACCTGCTAATACCATTGATACCATAGAAAAAGAAAAGGAAAAAATTGCAAAAACTGAATTGACGGATGGTAAGCAAGTCGGAAAAAAAATACAGTTGCCTGTTCGCATCGATCTGAACTTTAGCGTGAACAACCGTTTGTACTTGGGAATGGCCGAAGCTTTTGGTGCCAAAATAAAAAATAGTAAAGGAGAGGAATTAATTTTAGGATACCAGACTGAACGAAGATATTTTTACATTGCTGAACCTTCTATACAAAAAAAGTTCCCCGATTCCTGGGATGGCTTTAATTACGCCCCTTATGTTACCAACGATGCACTGATGGATATGACTTTAATTATTGACAAGAACTCGGCCGAGTTATTTGCAATGAATGGACTTATTTCCTTGTCGAGGAAGTTTAATTTTAATGGAGAGTCAGCACAACTTCAGCTATTTGGAGAAAAAGGAACTGTAAGTTTACAAGAAGGAACGATTACTGAATTCCGGAAATAG
- a CDS encoding glycoside hydrolase family 32 protein has translation MNQKYFNYQLIILVLFVWSCFSCSNQTTKNAENTKPYTEKFRPQYHFSPDSAWMNDPNGMVYFEGEYHLFYQFYPDSNVWGPMHWGHAISTDLVHWQHLPVALSPDSLGFIFSGSAVVDRNNTSGFGSKENPPLIAIFTYHNPEIVEAGGVEVESQAIAYSLDKGRSWTKYEGNPVIPNDGNRDFRDPNVIWNEEIQKWNLVLSASDHVQIYSSENLKEWKHESDFGIDAGTHDGVWECPDLFPLQIEGTDEMKWVLIVNINPGGPNGGSGTQYFLGEFDGHEFTADSKEINWVDWGRDNYAGVTWSDVPKEDGRRIFLGWMSNWDYAAVVPTKRWRSAMTLPRSLSLIKKKDSYVLKSTPVKEIDLITDESTSVITENIEVLGEKKLDLKGRALNQSRISLEFEMEETLPQSFGVVFENDLGERVILSYLSSTGQFQFNRTKSGDMSFSDKFSGVSFAPYKIGSTVTLDIFVDAASSEIFVDGGELVMTEIFFSTQPFSTLKVFADKQALTLRRAEVTAIRSIWNK, from the coding sequence ATGAATCAAAAATATTTTAATTATCAGCTTATTATCTTAGTATTGTTTGTGTGGTCATGTTTTTCATGCTCAAATCAGACAACAAAGAATGCCGAAAATACAAAACCATACACCGAAAAATTTCGGCCACAATACCATTTTTCACCTGATTCTGCCTGGATGAATGATCCCAACGGCATGGTGTACTTCGAAGGAGAATATCACTTGTTCTACCAATTTTATCCCGATTCAAATGTGTGGGGACCAATGCATTGGGGGCACGCAATCAGTACTGATTTGGTACATTGGCAGCATTTGCCTGTTGCCTTGTCTCCGGATAGTTTAGGATTCATTTTTTCAGGCAGTGCAGTGGTCGACCGGAACAATACAAGTGGATTTGGATCCAAAGAAAATCCGCCATTGATAGCCATTTTTACATATCATAATCCGGAGATTGTTGAAGCGGGTGGAGTAGAAGTGGAATCGCAGGCTATTGCCTACAGTTTGGATAAAGGACGAAGCTGGACAAAATACGAAGGAAATCCGGTTATCCCGAATGACGGGAATAGGGATTTTCGCGATCCGAATGTGATTTGGAATGAAGAAATTCAAAAGTGGAACCTGGTGCTTTCTGCCAGCGATCATGTTCAGATTTATTCTTCAGAAAACCTGAAAGAATGGAAGCACGAAAGCGATTTTGGCATTGATGCAGGAACGCATGATGGAGTTTGGGAATGTCCTGATTTGTTTCCTTTACAGATAGAGGGAACGGATGAAATGAAATGGGTTTTAATCGTTAATATTAATCCCGGAGGTCCAAACGGTGGTTCAGGAACACAATATTTTTTGGGAGAATTTGATGGACATGAGTTTACTGCAGATTCGAAAGAAATCAATTGGGTGGATTGGGGACGTGATAATTATGCCGGAGTAACGTGGTCGGATGTGCCAAAAGAAGATGGCCGGCGTATTTTCCTGGGCTGGATGAGCAACTGGGATTATGCTGCAGTTGTTCCAACTAAAAGATGGCGAAGTGCCATGACCTTGCCCAGATCATTGTCTTTAATTAAAAAGAAAGACAGTTATGTATTGAAGTCGACGCCGGTTAAAGAAATTGATCTGATAACTGATGAGTCAACATCGGTTATTACTGAAAATATAGAAGTTTTGGGTGAGAAAAAACTGGATTTGAAAGGTAGAGCATTAAATCAGAGTCGTATCTCACTTGAATTTGAAATGGAAGAAACGCTTCCTCAGTCATTTGGAGTTGTATTTGAAAACGACCTGGGAGAGCGTGTAATATTAAGTTATTTGAGTTCCACAGGGCAGTTTCAGTTTAATCGTACAAAATCCGGAGACATGAGTTTTTCTGATAAGTTTTCCGGAGTATCATTCGCCCCCTACAAAATTGGATCAACCGTTACACTCGACATATTTGTGGATGCTGCATCTTCTGAAATTTTTGTTGACGGTGGTGAGCTGGTAATGACAGAAATATTTTTCAGCACTCAACCATTTAGCACGCTCAAGGTTTTTGCCGATAAGCAAGCGCTTACTCTTCGAAGAGCAGAAGTTACTGCTATTCGTTCAATTTGGAATAAATAG
- a CDS encoding alpha-galactosidase — translation MHTYINKLIFGIGLVCFSFTLAVGQNTKVIEIKTKSTSLVYAVDQSSRLIFQHYGKTVDSPENFKQHKAYAKPDTDRDFSYEAYPTFGLGNINEPALAAIHSDGSLNTELAFVSAETNDTQPGITETVITLKDRVYDFTVELYTKAFWNEDVISQWTVVENNEEATVKLNNFASSFLPLKAESYYLTHFYGAWAGEMSVAEEKLENGIKVIECKKGVRTTQTENASFLLSLNHPSLENSGDCYGGALAWSGNYRLAFQVDEWRTLNVISGINPFLSAWSLKAGERLATPEMIYTFSSTGRGQVSRNLHDWGRKYAMVGGTKIHDIVLNSWEGAYFSFDENTLTGMMDDAAEMGIETFVLDDGWFGNKYPRNNDDAGLGDWQTNTKKLPRGLDYLIDYAHSKGLKFGLWIEPEMVNPESELAGNHPEWIVQSADRDKITWRNQLLLDLSNPKVQDFVYNVFDSLLTSHPGIEYVKWDANRHVEQAGSTFLPASEQTHFWISYTHGLYSVYERIREKYPDFVIQDCASGGGRLDYGALKYHNEYWTSDNTDPLSRIFIQYGTTLIYPPVGAASHVSTSPNHQTLRMTPLKFRFDVAMTGRLGMELQPKHIQGDERVFAEEAITNYKQFVRPLVTNGDLFRLKSPYDEGGWASQMYVAKDQTSAVLYAFSLEPHLRGIYPTIKLNGLDAKKKYQIVEINKNGKTRFRGDGQTFSADYLMNVGIELKIADQFDSAVFLLNVVH, via the coding sequence ATGCACACTTATATAAATAAACTCATTTTTGGCATTGGACTTGTTTGTTTTTCGTTTACACTGGCCGTTGGACAAAACACAAAAGTAATTGAGATCAAAACCAAATCAACATCACTTGTTTATGCGGTAGATCAAAGTAGCAGACTGATTTTTCAACACTACGGAAAAACAGTAGATTCTCCGGAAAATTTCAAACAACACAAAGCGTATGCAAAACCAGATACCGACCGTGATTTTTCGTATGAAGCTTATCCTACATTTGGATTGGGAAATATAAATGAGCCGGCATTGGCTGCAATCCATTCCGACGGAAGTTTAAACACCGAACTGGCTTTTGTATCTGCAGAAACTAATGATACTCAGCCTGGAATCACAGAAACAGTAATAACCTTAAAAGACCGTGTTTATGATTTTACAGTAGAACTTTATACAAAAGCTTTTTGGAATGAAGATGTTATCAGCCAGTGGACGGTAGTTGAAAACAATGAAGAAGCTACGGTGAAACTGAACAATTTTGCATCTTCATTTTTGCCGCTTAAAGCAGAAAGTTATTACCTGACCCATTTTTATGGAGCCTGGGCAGGCGAGATGAGTGTGGCCGAAGAAAAGCTAGAAAATGGAATTAAAGTAATTGAATGTAAAAAAGGTGTACGAACCACCCAAACAGAGAATGCTTCGTTTCTATTAAGCTTGAATCATCCGTCGTTGGAAAACTCAGGTGATTGTTACGGAGGCGCACTTGCGTGGTCAGGGAATTATCGCTTAGCTTTTCAGGTAGACGAGTGGAGAACATTAAATGTTATTTCAGGCATTAATCCATTTCTTTCGGCCTGGTCGTTAAAAGCGGGAGAAAGGCTTGCAACACCCGAAATGATTTACACTTTCAGTAGTACCGGTCGTGGTCAGGTTTCCAGAAATCTACACGATTGGGGCCGCAAATACGCGATGGTAGGTGGAACAAAAATCCACGATATAGTGCTCAACAGTTGGGAAGGCGCATATTTTAGTTTTGATGAAAACACTCTGACCGGAATGATGGATGATGCAGCTGAAATGGGTATTGAAACCTTTGTACTCGACGATGGCTGGTTTGGGAATAAATATCCAAGGAACAACGACGATGCAGGTTTGGGTGATTGGCAAACGAACACAAAAAAACTGCCTCGGGGCCTGGATTATTTAATCGACTATGCACATTCGAAAGGTTTGAAATTTGGGTTGTGGATTGAACCGGAGATGGTAAATCCGGAAAGCGAATTGGCCGGTAATCATCCGGAGTGGATTGTGCAAAGTGCTGATCGCGATAAAATTACCTGGCGGAATCAGTTGTTACTTGATTTGTCAAATCCCAAAGTTCAGGATTTTGTGTACAATGTTTTTGATAGTTTGCTTACAAGTCACCCGGGAATCGAGTATGTGAAATGGGATGCTAATCGTCATGTTGAACAGGCAGGTTCTACTTTTCTTCCAGCTTCGGAACAAACTCATTTCTGGATTTCCTATACTCATGGATTGTATTCTGTTTACGAGCGAATTCGGGAAAAATATCCTGATTTTGTAATCCAGGACTGTGCATCGGGCGGTGGCCGTCTGGATTATGGTGCCTTGAAATATCACAACGAATATTGGACTTCGGATAATACTGATCCTTTATCACGTATTTTTATTCAATATGGAACAACACTGATTTATCCACCGGTTGGGGCAGCATCGCACGTGTCAACCAGCCCGAATCATCAAACACTGCGTATGACTCCTCTGAAGTTTCGCTTTGATGTGGCTATGACAGGCAGGTTGGGAATGGAGCTGCAACCAAAACATATTCAGGGAGATGAGCGTGTTTTTGCCGAAGAAGCCATTACGAATTATAAACAATTTGTAAGACCTTTGGTGACAAACGGTGATCTGTTTCGTTTAAAATCACCTTATGACGAGGGGGGATGGGCTTCGCAAATGTATGTTGCAAAAGACCAAACATCTGCTGTGTTGTATGCTTTCAGTTTGGAGCCACATCTGCGTGGAATTTATCCAACTATAAAACTGAACGGACTTGATGCCAAGAAAAAATATCAAATCGTTGAAATCAATAAAAATGGGAAAACCCGTTTCCGGGGCGATGGACAAACATTTTCAGCCGACTATCTTATGAATGTTGGAATAGAACTTAAAATTGCGGATCAGTTTGATAGTGCTGTATTTTTACTGAATGTTGTGCATTAG
- a CDS encoding helix-turn-helix domain-containing protein, whose product MSDIHKINSVTEYNNSVGQETLHPLISVIDFAKTEPFAFVKAQMNFYAIFLKDIKCGNITYGINNYDYEEGTLIFISPGQVYGIESNGEKRQASGTAILFHPDLIHGTSLGKTIDNYSFFSYEVNEALHLSARERELINQCIDNINFELQHAIDTHSKELIVSYLELFLKYSKRFYERQFVTRNHVNKDVLARFENILKDYFTSEQPLISGLPSVRYCADKLFISPNYLGDLLKKETGKSAQEHIQLKMIDVAKEKIFDTEKSISEIAYELGFKHPQHFTRMFKKQVGISPNEYRNMN is encoded by the coding sequence ATGAGTGATATTCATAAAATAAACTCGGTAACAGAATACAATAATTCAGTAGGGCAGGAAACGCTGCATCCATTAATCAGTGTTATTGATTTTGCAAAAACCGAACCTTTTGCATTTGTAAAGGCTCAGATGAATTTTTATGCCATATTTCTAAAAGATATCAAATGTGGCAATATTACATACGGTATCAATAATTACGATTACGAAGAAGGAACCCTGATATTTATATCTCCCGGTCAGGTTTACGGAATAGAAAGCAATGGTGAAAAACGACAGGCTTCGGGTACTGCTATTCTTTTTCATCCGGATTTAATTCATGGAACATCATTGGGAAAAACCATTGACAACTATAGCTTTTTTTCGTATGAAGTAAACGAAGCTTTGCATCTCTCGGCCAGGGAAAGAGAGTTAATAAATCAGTGTATTGACAATATTAATTTCGAGTTGCAACATGCCATCGACACGCATAGCAAGGAATTAATTGTGTCGTATCTGGAACTCTTTTTAAAGTACAGCAAACGTTTTTACGAGCGCCAGTTTGTTACACGTAACCACGTAAACAAAGATGTATTGGCTCGTTTTGAGAATATTCTGAAAGATTATTTCACTTCGGAGCAGCCATTGATTTCTGGTTTACCATCAGTTCGTTATTGCGCCGATAAGTTGTTCATTTCGCCAAACTACCTGGGTGATTTACTGAAAAAGGAAACCGGCAAATCGGCGCAGGAACACATCCAACTTAAAATGATAGATGTTGCTAAAGAAAAGATTTTCGATACCGAAAAATCAATCAGTGAAATTGCTTATGAGTTGGGTTTTAAACATCCGCAACATTTTACCCGCATGTTTAAAAAGCAGGTGGGGATTTCTCCCAATGAATACAGAAATATGAATTAA
- a CDS encoding MFS transporter, with protein sequence MKSERNTKLLEITLLLASTLTILANAIIAPSLPLISSDFANVNNIEMLTKMMLTLPALTIALVAPLAGRLLDKIGRIKVLYISLLIYLLAGTSGFWLGSLFPILIGRIVFGLGVAGIMTVSTTLIGDYFTGAKREHFMGLQGAFVALGGLIFITTAGILTDINWRLAFLIYGFSAIVLVLVPFALHEPKITHEETSKATQNGTRVSPIVWLVFVSAFITTVSFYMIPVQLPFFLQKLEGINGNKMGHALGSLPFAQAIASFYYKRVKKKFDFIGIYSLGFIPMAIGFGIIGFSHSYWQTISGVLISGLGVGILIPNGNLWMINLVPVQVRGKYVGYLTTATFLGMFFSPIIIQPIQNMVGINTSFIVLGAALALLSLVYLYLNRRVINNKSV encoded by the coding sequence ATGAAAAGCGAAAGAAATACAAAGTTGCTGGAAATAACCCTGCTTTTGGCAAGTACGCTAACCATTTTGGCCAATGCCATTATTGCACCGTCACTACCACTAATCAGTAGTGATTTTGCTAATGTAAACAATATAGAGATGTTAACTAAAATGATGTTAACGCTTCCGGCACTTACCATTGCCCTTGTTGCTCCACTAGCGGGCCGGCTGCTCGATAAAATCGGTCGAATTAAAGTATTGTATATTTCGTTGCTGATTTATTTATTAGCCGGAACTTCGGGGTTCTGGCTTGGAAGTCTGTTTCCCATATTAATAGGCCGAATAGTATTCGGACTTGGTGTTGCAGGAATTATGACCGTTTCAACAACCCTGATCGGCGATTATTTTACGGGTGCAAAACGAGAGCATTTTATGGGATTGCAGGGAGCTTTTGTTGCGCTCGGAGGCCTTATTTTTATTACCACTGCCGGCATATTAACAGATATAAATTGGCGACTGGCCTTTTTAATTTATGGATTTTCTGCCATTGTGCTGGTGCTTGTACCTTTTGCTTTACACGAGCCCAAAATTACGCATGAAGAAACATCAAAGGCTACACAAAACGGGACAAGGGTATCGCCTATTGTTTGGCTGGTTTTTGTAAGTGCATTTATAACAACTGTTAGTTTTTATATGATTCCCGTTCAGTTGCCTTTCTTTCTGCAAAAACTGGAAGGTATTAACGGCAACAAAATGGGACATGCACTCGGAAGCTTGCCATTTGCGCAAGCCATTGCTTCATTCTATTACAAACGAGTTAAAAAGAAATTCGATTTCATTGGCATTTACAGCCTGGGATTTATTCCAATGGCAATAGGTTTTGGGATAATCGGCTTCAGTCATTCGTACTGGCAAACAATTTCAGGAGTTTTAATAAGCGGTTTGGGAGTTGGTATTTTAATTCCAAACGGCAATCTGTGGATGATTAATCTGGTTCCTGTTCAGGTTCGGGGAAAGTATGTTGGTTATTTAACCACAGCAACTTTTTTAGGTATGTTTTTCTCCCCTATCATCATTCAACCTATTCAAAATATGGTGGGTATCAATACCAGTTTTATTGTGCTTGGTGCAGCACTGGCCCTTTTATCGCTTGTGTATTTATATCTGAATAGAAGAGTTATCAATAATAAATCAGTCTAA
- a CDS encoding NAD(P)H-dependent oxidoreductase, whose product MSKVLYIKANAKPEGESRTFRISDSLIHKYMEIHPEDEITVLDLYEENLQFLPKGKLQELRNVAGDAGKDHPILKYAYQFLQADKYIISEPIWNLGIPAILKAYIDYVAVGGITFTYTAHGPVGMCHNKKAVNIITRGGDYSSQPMESLEMADKYLRNIFRFMGITDFTTVAADRLDVITEDTEQILHSAIEEAEELALAF is encoded by the coding sequence ATGAGCAAAGTATTGTACATTAAAGCCAACGCCAAACCGGAAGGCGAATCAAGAACATTTCGTATTTCAGACAGTTTGATTCACAAGTACATGGAAATACATCCTGAAGATGAAATTACTGTACTTGATTTGTATGAAGAGAATCTACAGTTTTTACCTAAAGGAAAGTTGCAGGAATTAAGAAACGTAGCCGGAGATGCAGGAAAAGACCATCCAATTCTGAAATATGCGTACCAGTTTCTTCAAGCCGATAAATACATTATTTCGGAGCCAATCTGGAATCTTGGAATTCCTGCAATTCTGAAAGCCTACATCGATTATGTAGCGGTGGGCGGTATTACTTTTACTTACACTGCCCACGGTCCTGTGGGAATGTGCCACAATAAAAAGGCCGTAAATATTATCACACGTGGAGGTGACTATTCATCGCAGCCGATGGAGTCGCTTGAAATGGCCGACAAATACCTGCGCAACATTTTCAGGTTTATGGGAATTACCGATTTTACCACAGTTGCTGCCGATCGTCTTGATGTAATAACTGAAGATACCGAACAAATTTTGCACTCAGCTATTGAAGAAGCAGAAGAACTTGCACTGGCATTCTAA
- a CDS encoding Crp/Fnr family transcriptional regulator gives MREILKFTNSISPLSDEANAEYLECIQTKTYKKGELIHSEGKICKDLFFVESGLAKHFYYHNGNQYVFRFFSEKDFFIATDSFFNDMPAEYSTMALEETTLSYLGYDDFERLCKKHHSFESFARKFVSIVAYTAISNLKGLLYLNATDRYAKFIKEYGHLQQRISLGDTAGFLGISQVQLSRIRSKK, from the coding sequence ATGAGAGAAATTTTAAAATTTACAAATTCCATATCGCCTTTATCAGATGAAGCCAATGCTGAATATTTGGAGTGTATTCAGACAAAAACTTATAAAAAAGGAGAACTGATTCATTCCGAAGGAAAAATTTGTAAAGATCTTTTTTTTGTGGAATCCGGTCTGGCCAAACATTTCTATTACCACAATGGCAATCAATACGTGTTCCGTTTTTTTTCAGAAAAGGATTTTTTTATAGCCACTGATAGCTTTTTTAACGATATGCCTGCCGAATATTCAACCATGGCTCTTGAAGAAACAACACTCAGTTATCTTGGATATGACGATTTTGAACGTCTTTGCAAGAAACATCACTCCTTTGAAAGCTTTGCCCGTAAGTTTGTTTCTATTGTTGCCTACACTGCCATTTCAAACCTGAAAGGCCTTCTTTATCTTAATGCTACCGATCGTTACGCCAAGTTTATTAAAGAATACGGACATCTTCAGCAACGAATTAGTTTAGGCGATACGGCTGGTTTTTTGGGTATTTCTCAAGTACAGTTAAGCCGTATCCGATCGAAAAAATAA
- the tsaA gene encoding tRNA (N6-threonylcarbamoyladenosine(37)-N6)-methyltransferase TrmO — protein MVELNRIELHTIGKLITPHKTIENIPVQAVGGREFTGIAELVPELAEGLKSLDGFSHMIVLFHLHKSKGYSLTVKPFMDDKLHGIFATRSPKRPSAIGMSTVKIIKVEANRVYFEGADMLDGSPLIDIKPFFAKVDNVHGAISGWLENKDSDVAEKTRSDDRFA, from the coding sequence ATGGTTGAATTAAATCGTATAGAACTGCATACAATTGGAAAACTAATAACACCACATAAAACCATTGAAAATATTCCGGTTCAGGCTGTTGGGGGAAGAGAATTTACGGGCATTGCAGAACTGGTTCCTGAGCTTGCAGAAGGTTTAAAAAGTTTAGATGGTTTTTCTCATATGATCGTGCTGTTTCATCTTCATAAAAGTAAGGGTTACAGTCTTACTGTAAAACCTTTTATGGACGATAAATTGCATGGAATATTTGCTACCCGTTCGCCTAAACGTCCTTCTGCAATTGGCATGTCGACCGTAAAGATTATTAAAGTAGAAGCGAATAGGGTATATTTTGAAGGCGCCGACATGTTAGACGGATCTCCGCTAATTGATATTAAACCCTTTTTTGCAAAAGTGGATAATGTTCACGGTGCAATATCCGGGTGGTTAGAAAATAAAGACAGTGATGTGGCAGAAAAAACGCGCTCCGATGACCGTTTTGCTTAA